The nucleotide window GAGACTGAGTGCGTGTCTGTTTTGATCTTCCGATGGTTGCTATGCTTGTCCCGGTTAATATGAGTTGCTGATATAAAATGCTCAGTGGTGAAAGTAACTGTTAATCTTTTGCTGGCTGCCATTTTGAAATAAAATGCAGTGCAGGTACTTTCATGGTGTTAACTTTTAGAGAGAGAAGACATGGTCGAATGCAGTGCAAAATTAATGTTGCTTTGGCACGATTGTCCTTTACGTGTTGCTTCCTCTGTTCTTTGTGATACCTTTTTTTATACTAACCTTGTGATGCTTTCTAGTAACCTTATTTCTTGGCCATTAATCAATATTGTTTGGCCTGACTTGATGTTGATGGTGAAGAAATCTGTGCTGGAGGGGATGGTGGATCCGCAACCACCGAGGAAGGTCGTTTAACTGCAGAAGTTCGATCTTCCAGAGGCCAGGGCGATCCCGGGCGGCATGCACCATCCGGTGGTGCCCCGGCAGATGATTGACCTATGGAGCTTATAGTGCCGTTTGGTCTATTGGAAGTCCGGTGGTACTGGTTTCCTTTATATTTCCCACTTCTGTATTTCTGAGCTTGCCATTGTGTGTTTCTGCTGAATGTGAGTGGTGTTGTTCCGGTTGTGTGGATCAGCTCCGGCGAGAACCTGATGGGTTCTTTTGCTGGGTTTGTAAAAGTGCTTGTCTATTTGAAACGCATGCTACCAAGCCCAAGTTGAAACGAAACCGATGTAGGTTTCTGCTGGTCTCATGCTTGAGTTCCATAAAAGCCTCTCCTGGCCGCCGCGGCCAAGGCTGCTCCGGTGGCTGCAAGGATTAATGACTCAGGGCTGTTCCATAGCTGGAATTCCTTCTCCTGTCGTTGCGACATTGCATAGCTGCAAAAGCAACTCTCCTAATAATTCAGAACGTGATATTGGTAGAGTCTCAACAATACTCTATTGTGATGAATTGGGATCATCAGCTGGAGTTACCTTATTTGTTCCCTTCGACTTCGGCTAATCCCTTAGTTGCAAGAGAACGTGCTACGTAACCCATGACCATGAGGACGAGACATCTCACCGGACATGCAAATTAACGGACCTACATTAGGTGCTAACAATACATTATCTCTGCATCATTACTCTCCCTCCGCACATACATGCATACTGCATTGCCATATATACCAGCAAAGTGGCACCTGCTCGACCACTCTAGATAGCTGCGTGCCCCATCCGCCATCCGCCATGGCCGAGATCAACAATGACGCCGCAGAGGAAGGAGACGGGCAGCTCCTGTCCACGCTCCCGAAGAAGGAAGGGATGTGGAAGCCATTCTTCCTCTACCGAGGCTGCTGGCTCACACCCCGGACCGTGACGAGCATCACGCTCCTGCAGTCCCAGTTCGCCCCGcgccccgacgacgtcgtcctcGCCACCTTCCCCAAGTGCGGCACCACCTGGCTCAAGGCGCTCGCCTTCGCCGTCGCCAACCGCTCCCGACACCCCGCCGGCTCCGGCGCCCACCCGCAGGACCTCGTGCCGTCCCTCGAGGTGCCCCACCGCGACGTCCACCCGGTCGCCGGCCTCGACAAGCTCCCCTCCCCGAGGCTCCTCTCCACCCACATGCCGCCGTCGCTGCTGCCCCCGGGCATCTCGGCCCTCGGCTGCCGCGTCGTGTACCTGTGCCGGGAGCCCAAGGACGTGTTCGTCTCCAGCTGGCACTACATGAACAGGGTGAGCGCCGACTTCTCCCCCGACATGGACGCCACCTTCGAGCTCTTCTGCGAGGGGTTCTCCCTGTACGGCCCTCTCTGGGATCACGTCCGCGGGTACTGGGAGCAGAGCGTGGCGGAGCCCGACAGGGTTCTCTTCCTCAAGTACGACGACATGATGGCCGACGCAGGTAAGCACCTCAAGATGCTCGCCGAGTTCCTCCGCGCCCCGTTCACTGACGAGGAGGTCAGCGGCGGGGCCGTGGAGGACGTCGTGGCCCTGTGTAGCTTCGAGAATCTGAAGAGCCTGCCGGTCAACTCCTCAGGAGTGTCCGATCGGATCGGTGGCTTGCCCATGGAGAATTCGTCCTACTTCCGGGCTGGGAAGGTGGGAGACTGGAAGACACACTTGACTGAGGAGATGGCAAAGAAGCTGGACTGCATCGTTGAAGAGAAGCTGAGAGGTTCTGGTCTCACCTTCTGACGTGTGATTGCGTCTCTTTAATTTGATGGCCACAGAGGTCTTCTACTGCAGAGCTGAATTACATACTCGCATGAACATGTATCCGTGTTCAAATTCGACGATGCGATGCATAAATAAGTTGTTAATGAATGATACGCACACTTACGTGTATTTGAGAAATTTTTTTGCATAAATCAGTTGTTGCCGTGTGTTTGTTTATGCTACTTGAGAAGAGTTCATGGAAGTGAAAAATGTCATGTGTCTTCCTTATGAAATGGACGCTATTACTGTGTGAAGATAATGCAAGTCTCCACCACAATTACCACGTCAAGAGCACATAaggccttctttggttcataAGATAGGAAAATTATAGGAATAGAAAAGGGGAACGTTCCGGCGCGGTGCCGAACGATTCGGCCGGTACGCTCGCGAGCCACGCGATCAGCCCCCTATCGTACACCTCCCGCATCGCCCTGGCCCACCTTATCTTCTCCCactttcttcttcctcccaatCCCCTCCTTCCCTCTCAGCCTAGCGCGCTGCTGGCCCTCGTCTTCATCCTTCGGATCTCGCCGCCGGCCAGCCCCAATCCCGTGCAGGTCCCTACCACCAACCTCAGTGCCCTTGCCCACTTCTCCGCTGCCGCCCACCCTCCCTCGATCGCGGCAACAACAGCTACCCTTCTCCCTTCTCCCTCTGTTCCCtttcctcctcctctcttcccttTTTGCTGCAACCGGCGACAGGCCAAACGCGGGGAGGACCAAGGCGCCCGTGCTACAACCATAGCCACAGGGAGGAGCTGCAACAACGGTACTTGGAGAGTTGCAAACGGCATTTTCCTGTGCTACAACCATGGACACAAAAAGCTACATCCAGTAGAtaaaaaagcttcaaccagaCAACGAAATACAGGAAAAGTTACAACCGTTTGACAAAAAGCTTCAACCCGCAGATGAAAAAGCTTCAAACAGAGATTGAGAAATCCTCCTCGACGACGACCATGGCGTCTCTTTGTGTTTTTGTTGCAACCGCAGAGTAAAAAGCTGCAACCTTTTGTGAAAAAAGCTTCAAGCTTACGTGAAAAAAGCTTCATTTGGCACGGTCGAAAGCTTCGATTGTAGTTTGCAAAAGTTTCAACAGACCACCCATACAAACTGAAAAAGCTACAATCGTTCATGTGAAAGCTTCAAATTGTAtttgaaaaagcttcaaccgaCCAAATAGATAAGTTTCATGCGAACACTACAAAAGAAGAAAAAAGCTACAACCGTCGTTTTGGAAAGCTTCAACCGTGAATTGAAAAGCTTCAACCCGCTTTATACAAAGCTTCAACCAACTGTATAGAAAGCTTCACCCACACGAGTACACAACGAAAAAGTTGCAATTGTTGACATGAAAAGCTTCAACCCTATTTCTGAAAAGGACTGCAGCAAAAAGCTTGAATCGGCTACTCACCATTTTTGATGCAACTAACTACTGCGGTGGATTCCCGGCGGAGTTGCAACGGCGACGAACTCCAGGGAACGGCAGGGTCAATTTTTGTTGCTGGGTCCATTTTTTTGCTGCATAAGAGGGGGCGGGCCATGGGGCACTTGTGCTCCAACCGGcgagcggcgacggcgacggtgaCGGCGACGGCGCGGGCGAGCGGCGAGCGGCGACCGCGACGGCGAGGGCGAGCGGCGAACGTCGACGGGGATGACGACGAGGTAGACACCCATGGCTTGGTGTGGGGTGGCCCGTGGCGCTTGCTGTGGCTCGATCTAGCGCGGAAGGTAGACGACGATGCGGAAGGGATCAATCTGACGGTTGGGAGGCAGTGCATCGGACGGCCTGGGTTCGACCGGCCCAACTGTTGGGCCGGCACACCGGCGCAGATCACTGCCCGAAAGTCATagaaaatgagatgacatgtatctgaAATCctatgaataggaatatgaaagaAGATGTCCTTTGGTTCAcatcgtaggatttttttcattgagtctagactaatgtttattttcctatgaaatgtgaaGGATAGAAAGAATTCCTCCGTAGGAATAGGCTTTCATTCCTATAAACCAAAGGTCTTTAAAGGAATTTTTCCTAtacaaatcctatcctatgagatTCCCACAAAATTCCTATAAACCAAAGAAGGCCTAAGTATCATAATACTAAAAAGACAACACGCCAACCAATGGTCAATCGGCACACAAGAGCGATCGATTTTTTTTAACTATCATCGGGGGAGAGAGGATCCCAGCTAGGCCTTCTTTGGTTTGAATGAATTTTataggaattctagaggataggatttttataggaatttttttccttttgagccctttggttcataggaatggattcctatttctgcataggattggttcctatcctccacattttatagaaaaataaaaatgagcctagactcaatggaaaaatttcTTTGGTGTCGACCAAATGACATCTCGTTTCCTATTTCTACTCATAGGATTTAaaatacatgtcatctcattttctataaaattcctattactacgataatcctatcctatgaattAAAAGAGGCCTAAATATATCACTCAAAGTGCCACATGGGCAAAGTTACAGAGATGTGCTAGAGCACGAGGTAAGGTATTGCTGCGAAGACACCTTCTGACTAGCATTTAAATCTGAATAACCACAAAGTAAAAGTAGGATACAATGTTTGTTATGGTTACAGAAGGAGCATGCACTGCATTCCTGAAGAGAAGGGCATTTCTAGAGTCTCAAATCTTGGAAAGCGCTACGTTCGACTACTGAAGAGAATGAAGGGAGAACGCAATGCATGCAAGAGGAGAATGGAGCACATACATCTTCATTGCGCACCCTGCCAGTGAAGGTCTCATTATTGGTTAACTACTTATAGTAGGAGCAATATAGATAGTAACATGTGTGAGGAAACAGATTTAATCAGACAGGTGTAGCAGAGACCATTGCAGTTCTGCATACAGCTAAAGAGACGACAAATCTGAAAACGCAAGAGTTGCTGTGACAGCGAGGATGCAAGTGAAATCTTCATATTCTGCTCTTGGCTTCTAATACATGGCACATTTTTCTCTGAGAAATAGGAGgccctctgttgcacaaacagagtAAAACCAAAGCTTTTCATATTGAGATCTCAAGCATCTTTTGGCTGTTTCTGCACGAATAGAAAACACACTACACTACACACGAGCAGGAACCAATAGGTCAACATGGGTTCTTAGTGACAACGAAATATAAGTATGTACGAACAGAAAATCATCAATTTGAGGTTAAaattgttagaataaatccgaggcactCCGTTGATTTATTAAGGACCAAGCAATtacacgagcacgacaccgagatttgttaacgagatTCACCGATATGGCTATATCCCCGGGGACgatgggcgctcctccccatgataCCGTCACAATACTGCACCCTGGCCGCCCGGGCGTCGGCACACGCCGCTAGCTCCCCCGCGTGCACGTACTACTATGTTGGCATAtattacatcgtgtgtctacccctgatatatatgagaggcctaggatataAGTATCCTATTACGACACAACTCCTATCCTGTCTATACACAGTCCAaaaccaagtccaactgtaacctaccttatacaataatattcgacacaactctaacaaacttcaccttggcgaatattcttcATCACCTTGGATTCATCCATGCGTTGAAtttccatgtacattggacttgaaaTATGCCATGAGCATCGTTGCTACTCCCGGACTTcatgtgactccacctgcaactgtagTCCCTTCTCGTCTTCTTTACAGTCAACACTtgagcaaaattaagttcctcaTTTCCCTACTTTGTGCTTCCAACTACCGGAGAATCCGTTCAACGCCATCACACACCGACCACTGTCTGCATGGAAGtcaacaactcacatattggacGCCACATATAAGAGTTAGCCGAACTCTACGTCATCGCTCTTTCTTGACCGCTTGTAtaaaacttgaaggaatttcaccgtcGCCCTGTGTCACCCTGAGTCAAATTCACAGTTGTCTCACCCTTTTTCGGATAGTCTCTAGCATGTCCCATAGCTATAGCACTCCGCCCCCTTCTGTCTTGTCATCCGCACTTTGCCATGTGCACCGAGCACCATAGAATATACGGCCATGTACTCTCTCTGTTTTGACAATTTTAGACTTTCCACCACTTTCTTAGATTCTCCATGGTCAACTCCTGTCCATCAATCAGCACCGATAGACCCAGTCATCAACTTGAATCCGATACTCGTCAACGTTGCTTCAGCACCCCCTACACAATTTGTCTGACCACATGtctgtgttggggaacgtagcagaaattcaaaattttcctacgtgtcaccaagatctatctatggagagactagcaacgaggggaaggagagtgcatctacatacccttgtagatcgctaagcggaagtgttcaagtgaacggggttgatggagtcgtactcgtcgtgattcaaatcaccgatgatcctagcgccgaacggacggcacctccgcgttcaacacacgtacggaacggagacgtctcccacgccttgatccagcaaggaggagggagaggttgatggagatccagcagcacgacggcgtggtggaagtagcgggattccaacagggcttcgctaagcgctgcgggaggagggagatgtgtcacgggagggagagggaggcgccatgccttaggtatggttgctcctccttttccccactatatatagggccaagggagaggggggaggcgcagcccttgccccttcctccaaggaagggtgcggccaagggggggggaggagtccatcctccccaaggcacctcagaggtgccttccccctttaggactctccctttttttctctctcttggcgcatgggcctcttggggctggtgcccttggcccatataggccaaggcacaccccctacagcccatgtgcccccccggggcaggtggccccacccggtggacccccgggaccctttcggtggtcccggtacaataccggtgaccccgaaacttgtcccgatggccgaaatagcacttcctatatataattctttacctccggaccattccggaactcctcgtgacgtccgggatctcatccgggacttcgaacaactttcgggttaccgcatactaatatctctataaccctagcgtcaccgaaccttaagtatgtagaccctacgggttcgggaagcatgcagacatgaccgagacgttctccggtcaataaccaacagcgggatctggatacccatgttggctcccacatgttccacgatgatctcatcggatgaaccacgatgtcaaggacttaatcaatcccgtatcaattctctttgtctagcggtacgatacttgcccgagattcgatcgtcggtatcccgataccttgttcaatctcgttaccggcaagtctctttactcattccgtaacacatcatcccgtgatcaactccttgatcacattgtgcacattatgatgatgtcctaccgagtgggcccagagatacctctccgtcacacggagtgacaaatcccagtctcgattcgtgccaacccaacagacactttcggagatacctgtagtgcacctttatggtcacccagttacgttatgacatttgatacacccaaagcactcctacggtatccgggagttgcacaatctcatggtctaaggaaatgatacttgacattagaaaagctttagcatacgaactacacgatctagtgctatgcttaggattgggtcttgtctatcacatcattgtcctaatgatgtgatcccgttatcaacgacatccaatgtccatggttaggaaaccataaccatctattgatcaacgagctagtcaacttagaggctcactagggacatggtgttgtctatgtatccacacatgtatctgagtttcctatcaatacaatttctagcatggataataaacgattatcatgaacaaggaaatataataataactcaatttattattgcctctagggcatatttccaacagtctccacttgcactagagtcaataatctagttcacatcgccatgtgattaacactcacaggtcacattgCCATGTACTAACACcgcaaagagttctgggtttgatcatgttgcttgtgagagaggttttagtcaacgggtccgaacctttcagatccgtgtgtgcttcacaaatctctatgtcatctcctagatgcagctaccacgttctatttggagctattccaaataactgttctactatacgaatccagtttactactcagaataatctggattagtgtcaaagtttgcatcggcgtaaccctttacgacgaactcttcaACCACCTCCacaatcgagaaaattccttagtccactagttactaaggataactttgaccgctgtcctgtgatccattcatggatcactctcgtaccccttgactgactcatggcaagcagcacttcaggtgcggtacacagcatagcatactgtagagcctatgtcttaagcataggggacgaccttcgtcctttctctctattctgccgtggtcgagctttaagtcttaacttcataccttacaactcaggcaagaactccttctttgactgatccatcttgaacaaccttcaagatcatgtcaaggtatgtgctcatttgaaagtaccattaagcgttttgatctatccttatagatcttgatgctcaatgctcaagtagcttaatccaggttttccattgaaaaacactttccaaataaccctatatgctttccagaaatcctacgtcatttctgatccataatatgtcaataacatatactcatcagaaattctatagtgctcccactcacttctttggaaatacacgtttctcataaactttgtataaacccaaaatctttgatcatctcatcaaagtgtacattccaactccgagatgcttcactccagtcctcagaaggattgctggagctttgcatcctATTAGCatttttcaggattgacaaaacctttcggttgtatcacatacaacctttcctcaagaaaatcgtcgaggaaacaatgttttgacatcctatctgcaagatttcataaataatgcagtgaatgctaatataattccaacagactcttagcatcgctacgagtgagaaaatctcaccgtagtcaactccttgaacttgtcaggaAAACATCTTAatcgacaagtcgagctttcttaatggtgacatttaccatcattgtccgtcttccttttaaaatccatctacactcaacagctttacgaccatcaagtagttcttccaaagtctacactttgttttcatacatggatcctctctcggattatatggcctcaagccatttatcggaatccgaggcccaccatcgcttctccatagctcgtaggttcattgttgtctagcaacatgacttccaagacaagattacgtaccactctgaagtagtacgcatccttgtcatcccacgaggtttgggagtgacttgaattccgaagtctcatgataatatcataagcttccacttcaattggtgtaggtgccacaggaacaactctttgtgccctgctatacacctagttgaagtgacggttcaataacctcatcaagtctccaccatcctcccactcgattctttcgagagaaacttttcctcgagaaaggacctgattctagaaacaatcctttattgctttcggatctgagacgggaggtatacccaactgtttttgggttgtcctatgaagatgcatttatccgctttgggttcgagcttatcagcctgaaactttttcacataagcgtcgcagccccaaacttctaagaaatgacagcttaggtttctctaaaccatagttcatacggtgtcatctcatcggaattacgtggtgccctattaaagtgaatgtggttgtctctaatgcctaacccataaactatcgtggtaattcgataagagacatcatggtatgcatcatatccaatagggtgcagttatgatgttcggacacaccatcacactatggtgttccaggctgtattagttgtgaaacgatttccacaatgtcttaattttgtgccaaactcgtaattcagatattcatctctatgatcatatcatagatcttttatcctcttgtcacgacgatctttcaacttcacactgaaattatttgaacctttcaataattcagactcgtgattcatcaagtaaatgtactcaacatctactcaaatcatctgtgaagaaagaacataacgatatccactacatgcctcagcactcattgaactgcacacatcaaaatgtattacttccaacaatttgctttctagttccattttactgaaaccgaggctttcagtcatcttgcccatgtggtatgatttgcatgcctcaagtgattcaaaatcaagtgtgtccaaacggtccatttgcatggagtttcttcatgcatacacaccaatagacatggttcgcatgtctcaaacttttcaaaaatgagtgagtccaaaagatccatcaacatggagcttcttcatgcgttttataccgatatgacttacgtggctgtgccacaagtaggtggtactatcattactatcttttggcatgaacatgtgtatcactacgatcgagattcaataaaccattcattataggtgcaagaccattgaaggtattattcaaataaacagagtaaccattattctccttaaatgaataaccgtattgcggtagacataatccaatcacgtctatgctcaacgcaaacaccaatctcgatggtagagggagcgtgcgatgcttgatcatatcaacattggaaacacttccaacacatatcgtcagctcacctttagctagtccccgtttattccgtagcttttatttcgagttactaacacttagcaaccgaaccggtatctaataccgtggtgctactaggagtactagtaaagtacacatcaacacaatgtatatccaatatacttctatcgaccttgccagccttctaatctaccaagtatctagggtaattctgctctagtggctgttccccttattacagaagcacttagtctcgggtttgggtttaaccttgggtttcttcactagagcagcagctgaattgccgtttcatgaagtatcccttcgtgcccttgcccttcttgaaactagtggtttcaccaaccatcaacaattgatgctccttgatttctactttcgcggtgtttaaacatcgcgaatatctcaaggatcatcatatatgtccctgatatattatagttcatcacgaagctctagcagcttggtggtaatgacttcggagaaacatcactatcttatctgggagattaactcccactcgattcaaatgattgttgtactcagacaatctgagcacaagctcaacaattgagcttttctcccttagtttgcaggctaagaaaatcgtcggaggtcttatacctcttgacgtgggcacgagc belongs to Triticum urartu cultivar G1812 chromosome 7, Tu2.1, whole genome shotgun sequence and includes:
- the LOC125524285 gene encoding cytosolic sulfotransferase 6-like, translating into MAEINNDAAEEGDGQLLSTLPKKEGMWKPFFLYRGCWLTPRTVTSITLLQSQFAPRPDDVVLATFPKCGTTWLKALAFAVANRSRHPAGSGAHPQDLVPSLEVPHRDVHPVAGLDKLPSPRLLSTHMPPSLLPPGISALGCRVVYLCREPKDVFVSSWHYMNRVSADFSPDMDATFELFCEGFSLYGPLWDHVRGYWEQSVAEPDRVLFLKYDDMMADAGKHLKMLAEFLRAPFTDEEVSGGAVEDVVALCSFENLKSLPVNSSGVSDRIGGLPMENSSYFRAGKVGDWKTHLTEEMAKKLDCIVEEKLRGSGLTF